The proteins below come from a single Cololabis saira isolate AMF1-May2022 chromosome 2, fColSai1.1, whole genome shotgun sequence genomic window:
- the myom2b gene encoding M-protein, striated muscle isoform X2, which yields MSLRIKRGHYNHEYHHKQSQYVVKEYSSSEAMEERYEHRTHARIEDVVRTKMHKKYVREEPMIRGPEFVVRLRSHTVFEHTPIRLFCTVHGFPMPIVKWYKDGVILDSSSGKYLVESIGGSHSLEIPRCSTDDTAQYTAVAGNIHGQASSQSSIIVKRFKEEEESSSYAWLPYTAAMLPKIHYTKIRITFVEKFGPVFSSEGGSATLSATMTLEPNLANLQPEAQWYRDETRLFDSKWVKIETGRGFTTLHLPHLYKDDEGLYTLRMVTKGGTGEHSAFVSVADGPPPVANAPGAPMDIKIHDANRDYVIVSWKPPNTTTEGPILGYFVDKCEVGTDNWTQCNDHPIKICKYPVSGLFESHSYHFRVRAVNSHGISKPSRISDPIAALDPTEFERLHAKRLGGKLDVVSYHDDVEAEGKPPSAPSGIHACETDRTYVVLSWKAPAYSSKAPMWYYIEKAMGDSDAWQRVNTQVPIRSPRYAVFDLEEGKEYKFRSLSANIHGTSEPSEPTTLIETHQLKGVPSAPGQVIATRETDTSVLIQWSPPKEPNNLIGYYIDQCVKGSKDWTSANHKPHKNAKFVVSGLTTGESYTFRVQAINELGLSDESQESAPLTVKAALTTPSAPYDIALLNCDGHSMVLNWKKPLHSGGATIKEYYVDKRRSGTTTWREIHIPPVTERLYKVEGLTEEAVYQFQVYAANLSGLGKASKHSADYKCEAWTMPEPGPAYDLTFCEVRDHSLVIEWKKPVYIGSGPVTGYHVEYAKNGTSDWTTANDQAVSHRFLKVTGLHEGVHYVFRVRAVNDAGLGMASMVSDPVTAKAVAGSHEVSCVVDEKSGDIVLSFESCQIKADSKFIWKKDYKEITDFSKGVVIKTEGSHSKLIFTHPDKEDFGTYSVSVTDTEGVSSSFTISTEELKKMLTLSHDIRHPVIPLKSELAYKILERGRMRFYLQAEEISSNVTYKFFANDKELSGADPNKMGHDTSTGIIEFIMDHFTVENEGTFTCQITDGGGKGQSSLVLIGDGFKKALAEADYQRREYIRVKEGPHFSEFLSLHVGEDCSVSLVCKVANLKKESEFHWYKEDTEIIPDVKPDLGSGVCKLPIKLFSQKTAGVYKATISDDRSKDMSQIDISGKIFEDAIDKLSQLAGASAAELVIKCTATGIQLQCHMKYYTSEMNITWYHGETKLSHNDKIVIGGTSAMATMEVIEPVDKDKGTYSVVITNSENSQKRTMELTGDVYEKAHAEFLKLKAEAYAEKNRGKVVGGLPDVVTIMEKKTLSLTCTVCGDPKPQVSWLRNGSDVEPDDKYVVSLDQGRFASLTIKGVAMDDSGRYTMIVQNKYGGESVDIVVSAYRHGEKIPEAKPALTPKTIIPPKLPIEIPQPKTQPAPSPAHSPSPPKAAPGRGVKSPIPSRRK from the exons ATGTTCGACTGATGACACAGCCCAGTACACTGCTGTGGCTGGCAACATCCATGGACAGGCGTCTAGTCAGTCATCCATTATTGTGAAGA GAttcaaggaggaggaggagtccagTTCATACGCATGGCTGCCTTATACAG CTGCCATGCTTCCCAAGATCCATTACACTAAAATCAGGATTACGTTTGTGGAGAAGTTTGGTCCAGTGTTTTCCAGTGAGGGAGGATCTGCCACTCTGTCCGCCACCATGACCCTGGAACCCAACCTGGCCAACCTACAGCCCGAAGCACAGTGGTACAGAGATG AAACTCGTCTGTTTGACTCTAAGTGGGTGAAAATCGAAACGGGCAGAGGCTTCACCACCTTGCACCTTCCACATCTGTACAAGGATGACGAAGGCCTTTACACTCTTCGCATGGTCACTAAAGGAGGCACTGGAGAACACAGTGCATTTGTCTCCGTCGCAG ACGGCCCTCCCCCAGTTGCTAATGCACCTGGTGCTCCCATGGATATCAAGATCCACGATGCCAACAGAGACTACGTTATTGTGTCATGGAAACCTCCCAATACCACTACTGAGGGTCCAATCCTGGGATACTTTGTGGACAA atgtgaggtTGGAACTGACAACTGGACCCAATGCAACGATCACCCCATAAAGATCTGTAAATACCCCGTGTCTGGGCTGTTTGAATCACACTCCTACCACTTCAGAGTCAGAGCTGTCAACTCTCACGGAATCAGCAAACCGTCCCGCATATCAGATCCCATCGCTGCACTGGATCCTACTGAGTTTGAGAGGCTTCACG CTAAAAGGCTCGGAGGAAAACTGGATGTTGTATCTTACCATGATGATGTTGAAG CTGAAGGAAAGCCCCCAAGCGCTCCATCAGGAATCCATGCCTGTGAAACCGACAGGACATATGTTGTTCTGAGCTGGAAAGCCCCAGCATATTCCAGCAAGGCTCCTATGTGGTACTACATAGAGAAG GCCATGGGCGACAGTGATGCATGGCAGCGCGTTAACACTCAGGTTCCTATTCGATCTCCCCGTTATGCTGTCTTTGACCTGGAAGAGGGCAAAGAGTACAAGTTCAGAAGTTTGTCTGCCAATATTCATGGGACCAGCGAGCCCTCAGAGCCAACTACACTCATTGAAACTCACCAACTAAAAG GTGTACCATCTGCTCCCGGTCAAGTAATTGCAACAAGGGAAACTGACACCTCCGTCCTTATTCAGTGGTCTCCTCCAAAGGAACCCAACAATCTCATTGGATATTATATTGACCAGTGTGTGAAGGGGTCCAAAGACTGGACCTCAGCCAATCACAAACCTCACAAGAATGCCAA ATTTGTGGTTAGTGGCCTGACCACAGGAGAATCCTACACCTTCCGTGTCCAGGCTATCAATGAGCTGGGTCTCAGCGATGAATCCCAGGAATCAGCGCCCCTCACCGTCAAGGCCGCGCTTA CCACCCCTTCTGCCCCTTATGACATTGCCCTGCTGAACTGCGACGGCCACTCAATGGTTCTGAACTGGAAGAAGCCTCTTCATTCTGGAGGTGCAACGATCAAGGAGTATTATGTAGATAAGAGGCGCAGTGGAACAACCACATGGAGGGAGATTCATATCCCCCCAGTCACAGAAAGACTTTATAAG GTGGAGGGCTTGACTGAGGAAGCAGTCTACCAGTTCCAGGTGTATGCAGCCAACCTGTCTGGCCTCGGAAAAGCTTCCAAACATTCAGCCGACTACAAATGTGAGGCCTGGACCATGCCAGAGCCCG GCCCTGCCTATGATTTGACATTCTGTGAAGTGAGAGATCATTCATTGGTGATTGAGTGGAAAAAGCCTGTGTACATTGGTTCTGGACCAGTCACAGGCTATCATGTTGAGTATGCTAAGAACGGAACTTCTGATTGGACTACAGCCAATGACCAAGCTGTCAGCCACCGCTTCCTAAAG GTAACAGGTCTGCACGAGGGTGTACACTATGTGTTCAGAGTGCGTGCTGTTAATGACGCAGGACTGGGCATGGCATCAATGGTATCTGACCCTGTGACTGCCAAGGCTGTGGCAG GTTCCCACGAGGTTTCCTGTGTGGTGGATGAGAAGTCAGGTGACATTGTCCTGTCATTTGAATCCTGCCAAATTAAGGCAGACTCTAAGTTTATCTGGAAGAAAGATTATAAAGAAATCACTGACTTCTCCAAAGGAGTAGTAATTAAGACAGAAGGCAGCCA CTCTAAGCTGATCTTTACGCACCCAGATAAAGAGGATTTTGGaacatattctgtttctgtcaCCGACACAGAGGGGGTGTCATCCAGCTTTACAATCTCAACTGAAG AGTTGAAAAAGATGCTGACACTCAGCCATGACATTAGACACCCAG TCATCCCGTTGAAGTCTGAGTTGGCCTATAAGATTTTGGAGAGAGGCAGAATGAGGTTCTATCTGCAGGCTGAAGAGATTTCTTCCAATGTCACCTACAAATTCTTTGCGAACGACAAGGAACTGTCCGGAGCTGAT CCCAACAAGATGGGTCATGACACCTCTACAGGTATCATTGAGTTTATAATGGACCATTTCACGGTGGAGAATGAGGGGACATTTACCTGCCAGATCACAGATGGAGGAGGCAAAGGGCAGAGCTCATTGGTTCTGATTGGAGATG GTTTTAAGAAAGCATTGGCCGAGGCTGACTACCAGAGAAGAGAATACATCAGAGTCAAAGAGG GCCCCCACTTCAGTGAGTTCCTATCACTGCACGTTGGAGAGGACTGCTCTGTCTCTTTGGTCTGCAAG GTTGCCAATTTAAAGAAGGAGTCAGAGTTCCACTGGTACAAAGAAGACACAGAGATTATCCCTGATGTGAAGCCTGACCTTGGATCAGGTGTCTGCAAACTACCAATTAAACTG TTTTCACAAAAGACCGCAGGGGTTTATAAGGCCACCATCAGTGATGACAGAAGCAAAGACATGAGCCAAATTGACATCAGTGGAAAAA TCTTTGAGGATGCCATAGACAAGCTCAGCCAACTGGCTG GAGCTAGCGCGGCAGAGCTGGTGATTAAATGCACAGCAACGGGTATTCAGCTGCAGTGTCATATGAAGTATTACACCTCAGAGATGAACATCACCTGGTATCACGG TGAGACTAAACTCTCCCACAATGACAAGATTGTGATTGGAGGAACCTCTGCTATGGCAACAATGGAG GTGATTGAGCCAGTGGACAAGGACAAAGGAACGTACTCTGTCGTAATCACCAACTCTGAAAATTCACAGAAAAGAACCATGGAGCTCACCGGTGATG TCTATGAAAAGGCCCATGCTGAGTTCCTGAAACTCAA GGCCGAGGCATATGCTGAAAAGA ACCGTGGCAAGGTGGTGGGTGGATTGCCCGATGTTGTCACCATTATGGAAAAGAAG ACCCTTAGCTTAACATGTACAGTCTGCGGAGACCCCAAACCTCAGGTGTCCTGGCTGAGAAATGGATCAGACGTTGAACCCGATGATAAG TATGTGGTCTCCCTGGACCAGGGAAGGTTTGCCAGTTTGACGATCAAAGGTGTGGCCATGGACGATTCTGGCAGATATACGATGATTGTCCAGAACAAATATGGAGGGGAATCTGTGGATATTGTG GTCAGCGCGTACCGCCATGGGGAAAAAATCCCTGAAGCGAAACCAGCTCTGACCCCTAAAACCATCATCCCTCCCAAACTCCCCATCGAGATCCCTCAGCCTAAGACCCAGCCTGCTCCCAGCCCTGCCCATAGTCCTTCACCTCCCAAGGCAGCACCAGGGAGAGGTGTGAAGAGTCCCATTCCTAGTCGGAGGAAGTAA
- the myom2b gene encoding M-protein, striated muscle isoform X1 → MEERYEHRTHARIEDVVRTKMHKKYVREEPMIRGPEFVVRLRSHTVFEHTPIRLFCTVHGFPMPIVKWYKDGVILDSSSGKYLVESIGGSHSLEIPRCSTDDTAQYTAVAGNIHGQASSQSSIIVKRFKEEEESSSYAWLPYTAAMLPKIHYTKIRITFVEKFGPVFSSEGGSATLSATMTLEPNLANLQPEAQWYRDETRLFDSKWVKIETGRGFTTLHLPHLYKDDEGLYTLRMVTKGGTGEHSAFVSVADGPPPVANAPGAPMDIKIHDANRDYVIVSWKPPNTTTEGPILGYFVDKCEVGTDNWTQCNDHPIKICKYPVSGLFESHSYHFRVRAVNSHGISKPSRISDPIAALDPTEFERLHAKRLGGKLDVVSYHDDVEAEGKPPSAPSGIHACETDRTYVVLSWKAPAYSSKAPMWYYIEKAMGDSDAWQRVNTQVPIRSPRYAVFDLEEGKEYKFRSLSANIHGTSEPSEPTTLIETHQLKGVPSAPGQVIATRETDTSVLIQWSPPKEPNNLIGYYIDQCVKGSKDWTSANHKPHKNAKFVVSGLTTGESYTFRVQAINELGLSDESQESAPLTVKAALTTPSAPYDIALLNCDGHSMVLNWKKPLHSGGATIKEYYVDKRRSGTTTWREIHIPPVTERLYKVEGLTEEAVYQFQVYAANLSGLGKASKHSADYKCEAWTMPEPGPAYDLTFCEVRDHSLVIEWKKPVYIGSGPVTGYHVEYAKNGTSDWTTANDQAVSHRFLKVTGLHEGVHYVFRVRAVNDAGLGMASMVSDPVTAKAVAGSHEVSCVVDEKSGDIVLSFESCQIKADSKFIWKKDYKEITDFSKGVVIKTEGSHSKLIFTHPDKEDFGTYSVSVTDTEGVSSSFTISTEELKKMLTLSHDIRHPVIPLKSELAYKILERGRMRFYLQAEEISSNVTYKFFANDKELSGADPNKMGHDTSTGIIEFIMDHFTVENEGTFTCQITDGGGKGQSSLVLIGDGFKKALAEADYQRREYIRVKEGPHFSEFLSLHVGEDCSVSLVCKVANLKKESEFHWYKEDTEIIPDVKPDLGSGVCKLPIKLFSQKTAGVYKATISDDRSKDMSQIDISGKIFEDAIDKLSQLAGASAAELVIKCTATGIQLQCHMKYYTSEMNITWYHGETKLSHNDKIVIGGTSAMATMEVIEPVDKDKGTYSVVITNSENSQKRTMELTGDVYEKAHAEFLKLK, encoded by the exons ATGTTCGACTGATGACACAGCCCAGTACACTGCTGTGGCTGGCAACATCCATGGACAGGCGTCTAGTCAGTCATCCATTATTGTGAAGA GAttcaaggaggaggaggagtccagTTCATACGCATGGCTGCCTTATACAG CTGCCATGCTTCCCAAGATCCATTACACTAAAATCAGGATTACGTTTGTGGAGAAGTTTGGTCCAGTGTTTTCCAGTGAGGGAGGATCTGCCACTCTGTCCGCCACCATGACCCTGGAACCCAACCTGGCCAACCTACAGCCCGAAGCACAGTGGTACAGAGATG AAACTCGTCTGTTTGACTCTAAGTGGGTGAAAATCGAAACGGGCAGAGGCTTCACCACCTTGCACCTTCCACATCTGTACAAGGATGACGAAGGCCTTTACACTCTTCGCATGGTCACTAAAGGAGGCACTGGAGAACACAGTGCATTTGTCTCCGTCGCAG ACGGCCCTCCCCCAGTTGCTAATGCACCTGGTGCTCCCATGGATATCAAGATCCACGATGCCAACAGAGACTACGTTATTGTGTCATGGAAACCTCCCAATACCACTACTGAGGGTCCAATCCTGGGATACTTTGTGGACAA atgtgaggtTGGAACTGACAACTGGACCCAATGCAACGATCACCCCATAAAGATCTGTAAATACCCCGTGTCTGGGCTGTTTGAATCACACTCCTACCACTTCAGAGTCAGAGCTGTCAACTCTCACGGAATCAGCAAACCGTCCCGCATATCAGATCCCATCGCTGCACTGGATCCTACTGAGTTTGAGAGGCTTCACG CTAAAAGGCTCGGAGGAAAACTGGATGTTGTATCTTACCATGATGATGTTGAAG CTGAAGGAAAGCCCCCAAGCGCTCCATCAGGAATCCATGCCTGTGAAACCGACAGGACATATGTTGTTCTGAGCTGGAAAGCCCCAGCATATTCCAGCAAGGCTCCTATGTGGTACTACATAGAGAAG GCCATGGGCGACAGTGATGCATGGCAGCGCGTTAACACTCAGGTTCCTATTCGATCTCCCCGTTATGCTGTCTTTGACCTGGAAGAGGGCAAAGAGTACAAGTTCAGAAGTTTGTCTGCCAATATTCATGGGACCAGCGAGCCCTCAGAGCCAACTACACTCATTGAAACTCACCAACTAAAAG GTGTACCATCTGCTCCCGGTCAAGTAATTGCAACAAGGGAAACTGACACCTCCGTCCTTATTCAGTGGTCTCCTCCAAAGGAACCCAACAATCTCATTGGATATTATATTGACCAGTGTGTGAAGGGGTCCAAAGACTGGACCTCAGCCAATCACAAACCTCACAAGAATGCCAA ATTTGTGGTTAGTGGCCTGACCACAGGAGAATCCTACACCTTCCGTGTCCAGGCTATCAATGAGCTGGGTCTCAGCGATGAATCCCAGGAATCAGCGCCCCTCACCGTCAAGGCCGCGCTTA CCACCCCTTCTGCCCCTTATGACATTGCCCTGCTGAACTGCGACGGCCACTCAATGGTTCTGAACTGGAAGAAGCCTCTTCATTCTGGAGGTGCAACGATCAAGGAGTATTATGTAGATAAGAGGCGCAGTGGAACAACCACATGGAGGGAGATTCATATCCCCCCAGTCACAGAAAGACTTTATAAG GTGGAGGGCTTGACTGAGGAAGCAGTCTACCAGTTCCAGGTGTATGCAGCCAACCTGTCTGGCCTCGGAAAAGCTTCCAAACATTCAGCCGACTACAAATGTGAGGCCTGGACCATGCCAGAGCCCG GCCCTGCCTATGATTTGACATTCTGTGAAGTGAGAGATCATTCATTGGTGATTGAGTGGAAAAAGCCTGTGTACATTGGTTCTGGACCAGTCACAGGCTATCATGTTGAGTATGCTAAGAACGGAACTTCTGATTGGACTACAGCCAATGACCAAGCTGTCAGCCACCGCTTCCTAAAG GTAACAGGTCTGCACGAGGGTGTACACTATGTGTTCAGAGTGCGTGCTGTTAATGACGCAGGACTGGGCATGGCATCAATGGTATCTGACCCTGTGACTGCCAAGGCTGTGGCAG GTTCCCACGAGGTTTCCTGTGTGGTGGATGAGAAGTCAGGTGACATTGTCCTGTCATTTGAATCCTGCCAAATTAAGGCAGACTCTAAGTTTATCTGGAAGAAAGATTATAAAGAAATCACTGACTTCTCCAAAGGAGTAGTAATTAAGACAGAAGGCAGCCA CTCTAAGCTGATCTTTACGCACCCAGATAAAGAGGATTTTGGaacatattctgtttctgtcaCCGACACAGAGGGGGTGTCATCCAGCTTTACAATCTCAACTGAAG AGTTGAAAAAGATGCTGACACTCAGCCATGACATTAGACACCCAG TCATCCCGTTGAAGTCTGAGTTGGCCTATAAGATTTTGGAGAGAGGCAGAATGAGGTTCTATCTGCAGGCTGAAGAGATTTCTTCCAATGTCACCTACAAATTCTTTGCGAACGACAAGGAACTGTCCGGAGCTGAT CCCAACAAGATGGGTCATGACACCTCTACAGGTATCATTGAGTTTATAATGGACCATTTCACGGTGGAGAATGAGGGGACATTTACCTGCCAGATCACAGATGGAGGAGGCAAAGGGCAGAGCTCATTGGTTCTGATTGGAGATG GTTTTAAGAAAGCATTGGCCGAGGCTGACTACCAGAGAAGAGAATACATCAGAGTCAAAGAGG GCCCCCACTTCAGTGAGTTCCTATCACTGCACGTTGGAGAGGACTGCTCTGTCTCTTTGGTCTGCAAG GTTGCCAATTTAAAGAAGGAGTCAGAGTTCCACTGGTACAAAGAAGACACAGAGATTATCCCTGATGTGAAGCCTGACCTTGGATCAGGTGTCTGCAAACTACCAATTAAACTG TTTTCACAAAAGACCGCAGGGGTTTATAAGGCCACCATCAGTGATGACAGAAGCAAAGACATGAGCCAAATTGACATCAGTGGAAAAA TCTTTGAGGATGCCATAGACAAGCTCAGCCAACTGGCTG GAGCTAGCGCGGCAGAGCTGGTGATTAAATGCACAGCAACGGGTATTCAGCTGCAGTGTCATATGAAGTATTACACCTCAGAGATGAACATCACCTGGTATCACGG TGAGACTAAACTCTCCCACAATGACAAGATTGTGATTGGAGGAACCTCTGCTATGGCAACAATGGAG GTGATTGAGCCAGTGGACAAGGACAAAGGAACGTACTCTGTCGTAATCACCAACTCTGAAAATTCACAGAAAAGAACCATGGAGCTCACCGGTGATG TCTATGAAAAGGCCCATGCTGAGTTCCTGAAACTCAAGTAA